A region of the Dreissena polymorpha isolate Duluth1 chromosome 6, UMN_Dpol_1.0, whole genome shotgun sequence genome:
TTGCCcctttcttaattttattttgctaaaaatgaataaataaactgTACGTTTTTTTAACTAGTAGTTGTTATTTGgatgaaaatatattattgacaGACATGAAAAAAACTTCTTATATGTCCACATCCCTGCTACAAGAACTCACAGCAACAACATTTACCTTGTGTCTTGATGGGTTCCAAGACATTTAATGGAGCAATACCTCGCCCCACACTGCACACAGGTGTATGTAGAGATGTATCTTGATGGGGTCAAAGAATGGCAAAACAAGTTTGAAACAGCTACTTAAATCTCATAGCTTTATGTAAAGTCAATACTGATAACAAGTGTGACACTGTCACAAAGATATACCTGTCAACAGTTTTGTTTagaaggtcgccgtggtgtaatggatatggtgtctgcctagcgaccgggaggtcatgggttcgatccccactgtgggagcgttctttagatctcctccttagacaccaagtactggttctaggaaatggactcgagagcgtttcaataagcctcaggctttcgatgcaatcgagcttaaataaataggtttaaactaacagttTTGTTTGGTAAAGACTTCTCTTGGACCTTGAATTGTGTACTCTGCCTTTAACAAAGAAACACGCTCGTCTCTATAAAAAGTAATTTAGATGGCCATCCAAGCTGAACCAAGTTATGTTCTGGACTTAGTCCTAACATTTCACCTTGATCTGTGACCAAGGCCCTTGAGCCTAAGCTTTTGGGTGTGATGAAGATTAAAAAAGGATGATTcccaatataatattaaaaaaaaaaaatctgaccacaatttccccaaaatatgtcaaacatttccaataaactcaataattggtttatcataaattaatttaattcccaataatttcaaaatataatttttagaaagcagtttaacatgtatttataaacaattggtacaCTGTTATTTATGCTGCTCCATATTAACAATTTTCCTTTTACTATGAGAACACAAATTAGACCCTGTTAAACACAAAGGATAATATGTTACTTGTCTAATATTTTAGCTTTGACCTTGATTGAAGGACCTGGTTGTTGTGAATAACACTGTCTTCTCAAGCTGATCATCTCTGCCAATCGATTTGAGCAAATACATCCATGCTTAACAAAGTTGTACTCTGGACGGGAAGCTGACAACGACAatgagcgaggcctggtataggggagataaccctgggttatcgTTCGGTAAGGGTAAGATTTAGGGGTCGGGTAGGGTTAAGGTTAGGTTTAAGGCTTACCCttacccaaacccgacccctaacccgacccctaacccttaccccaACCCTCTAACcttcccatgcgcattacaataccaggcctcactcgttgtcgttgtccgcttcccactCTGGACGATGTGTCAAGAGCTTATTTCCTTAATTTGACTTTTAGATCTTGaattgtgaccatgacctttgacctactgatcTTGTTCATGACCTTCGACCTACAGACCTGGTTCTTGTGTGTTAACTCCTTCATCATGTTAAGCACTTTTGTCAAGGCATTTAGTCTAGCATATGCTTTTCACAAACTGATAAGAATGTATGGCTTCAATGGGAGATTTGACCTTGATTTGCAAGTTTGACCTTGGACAAACTGGCCTATTCTGGGAACAATACTTCGTCTCATCATGCCAGATATTGTAATATACATTCAAGCTGGACACAGGCATGCTCTGAACACAGGGTTACAGACTAATTTTGTTCATTTGACCTTGCACTGTTACCTTGACCCTGGTGCTTGTTGCGACACAAATATCATGATGGCTATTACTtccaacaaaatatttgaaaacccatACATGTGGGACAACTGTCAACTGTATGCTCTGGAAAAATATTCAAGCTGCCCACCTGTAAACTCAGGTTTACAATTGGGCATATAAAAACTAAAGCCTGTCACAGCCATGATGAATGACCCCCTCCCCCTCAATGCTGCAAATTGTTATATGTAGCAAGTTGTTATAGAAATTCTATAGTAAACATAAGTTTTTGTCTACTGAAAGACAGACACAGATTTATAATTGTGGTATATCCAGTACATACCTCTACTCTACTTCCTTGCAAGGGGGAAAGAAGGAAGGGTGTACGAATACCTGTATTATGTGGTTTTAGTATTCTTCAAACTTAACATAAGAGATGTAAATATGGAAATTATTATGAGCCAACGCTTGAAAAATTGGGTTaaatgcacatgcgttaagcgtCTAtatgtgtcccagattagcttgtgcctCCGCACAGGCGATCAGGGACAACAATTATTgcctaaactaaatttttgtttagaaaagatttccttatattaaaaaaacagcaacataaaagcggaaagtatccaCTGTGCACACTGCAAAGGGCATTAAACTCTGCTTTCCTGATCAATGCTCATTGCAAGGTGATTGGAAATAAAGCATAATACAATACATCTTTTTTACATCTTGTGTTTATGCAAGGATACCCGCAGACTGCACAGAAGTGTCGAGGGGGGAGCCTGGAGGGCGGGGCACACACACTCACGTAGTTGGGGGGATCCTTATTTGTCAGGTGCTGCAACACAATGTTCAACATTACAGAAAATGAGACTTACtctgggataacagggcttaatgtatttgggaaaagtgtcatcccaaattagcctgtgcagtaaaatGAGACTTACtctgggataacagggcttaatgtatttgggAAAAGTGTCaacccacattagcctgtgcagtaaaatGAGACTTACtctgggataacagggcttaatgcatttgggaaaagtgtcatcccacattagcctgtgcagtaaaatGAGACTTACtctgggataacagggcttaatgtatttgggaaaagtgtcatcccacattagtcTGTGCAGTAAAATGAGACTTACtctgggataacagggcttaatgtatttgggaaaagtgtcatcccacattagcctgtgcagtaaaatGAGACTTActctgagataacagggcttaatgtatttgggaaaagtgtcatcccacattagcctgtgcagtaaaatGAGACTTACtctgggataacagggcttaatgtatttgggaaaagtgtcatcccacattagcctgtgcagtaaaatGAGACTTActctgagataacagggcttaatgtatttgggaaaagtgtcatcccacataagcctgtgcagtaaaaTGAGACTTACtctgggataacagggcttaatgtatttgggaaaagtgtcatcccacattagcctgtgcagtaaaatGAGACTTActctgagataacagggcttaatgtatttgggaaaagtgtcatcccacattagcctgtgcagtaaaatGAGACTTACtctgggataacagggcttaatgtatttgggaaaagtgtcatcccacattagcctgtgcagtaaaatGAGACTTActctgagataacagggcttaatgtatttgggaaaagtgtcatcccacattagcctgtgcagtctgcactagcctatcagggactacactttctaaATCGcatttttgctaaaaataaacttccttttaaccaaaacaagagctgtgtatgtgaaacacaatgccccctactgccctttgaagccatatatttgacctttgaccttaaaggataaccttgacctttcaccactcaaaatgtgcagctccatgagatacacatgcatcccacatatcaagttgctatcttcaatattgcaaatgttatgaccaaggttaaaatttttagacagaatgacagacagtcagacaggccaaaaacaaattATCCCCGATCTGGGGgcaaaaaaataccattaaagtggggcgacacttcacacacatgacttaaccctttgagcgctggaaccagaatttgaaagcctttgcaaacagtttggatccagatgagacgccacaaaacgtggcgtctcatcaggatccaaactgtttgctattctgatagtattctttgaaaaaaatctaagaaaatgcttattttagaaattctgcagacgacattttagcagactacaaatttcccagcatgcaaagggttaagccctgtgttttcccagagcgaggcttatatgtAACATGTTGCTATTAAAAGAAATTCAGAGTATTACTTTGCAGACACTGTATTGTTGTGAGAAGCAATATCGATTGGGTGAAgacatgttatttaaaattgcatgatgaatgttGAAATAACAGTAAGCACAAAGCTTGGACAGACCAATGCACACACACTCAATCATAATACAACCAATATATCTAGCTTTCTGTATACAGgcttaattgttaaataaaatatttttgacaaattttgaaaaagtaaGTTTGTATGActcaaacaatttaacaatacaattaaaaggTTGCTGAACATAATATGGCACTGGACTTACAACACTACTTGTACTGATAAAGTGGCTAGATTACATATATCCATATcatcaaattaataaataataaataatgattcaaATAATTCCATCAAAACAATGGCAGTAGTCTCTAAACTAGTTACTTTTAGAAGACCTTTGAATAAAAATTTAACATACAATTTTAGGACAAGGATGACTGGTTAAATCCCCACTTATAGGACAAGGATGACTGGTTAAATCCCCACTTAAAGGACAAGGATGACTGGTTAAATCCCCACTTATAGAACAAGGATGACTGGTTGAATCCCCACTTATAGGACAAGGATGACTGGTTAAATCCCCACTTATAGGACAAGGATGACTGGTTAAATCCCCACTTATAGGACAAGGATGACTGGTTAAATCCCCACTTATAGGACAAGGACGACTGGTTAAATCCCCACTTATAGGACAAGAATGACTGGTTAAATTTGCACTGCGAGAGCGTTATAAAGACAGAGTTCCTTAATATGGCTTAGACTTCCCATGAAATCAAGCAACATAGAAAAGTTTGAAATGAAGcagtgaaataaaaaaacacactagaaATACTAGTTTATCTGAGTGTAACCTCTTCCTCTATAAGCGCAGAAAAGCTCTTCTTGAATCTGTACTTCAGGTGATCACTGCGGTATTTCTTCTTCTTCCTTCCACCAGTTTGGGGAGCTGGGATTAACAAATAAATCACTTATAAATGAACAGTTCTACAGCAGAGCTTTTTTTAAGATACAATTTACTGGTATAGCAGGggcctttaacatttaaaatggGTCATTCCCTCTTTAACTAGAAATGTGCCATTTACTGGTATGTCATTCAGCTATGAAAGTTTGAGATTCACCCAGCAGTTCAAGAGAACTTGAAAACACTTATTTTTGTGTTCTATATTCTATAGCAAAATAAATgtgccttgttctgataaaactgggcttaattcatgtgcgtcaagtgtcgtcccagattagcctgtgcagtccgcacaggctaatcagggacgacactttccgctttaatggtattttaagtttcaagagagtccctccttaccgaaaatcaagtttaggtggaaagtgtcgtccctgataagcctgtgcagactgcacaggctaatctgggacgacactttacgcacatgtattatggcCAGTTtcatcagaacaagacacaaataaaaaTCAGACTAAGAGCCACAATtgtgtgaaagtttgagcaagatccaACCTCTACTACAAAAGGAGTTGAAAACACTAAATGTTAGAGCTATATATTGTTAACAGACAAAAGGCCATAATACTGCAAAAACTGTTTGCAGCCACAATTGCTATCTATACAATCATTTTCATATACTGCCTTCGTCTGTGAAATTTTGAGCGGAATCCGTCAAGCAgttaaaaagaagttcaaaacaCCAGCTTTGGGACATGAAATACAGACAAAGGGATATAACTTTAAGTATGCCAACATATATTACTGCCAAAATTCCTACCTCTATAATCATCTATACATTAAGGTCATTTAACTGTAAATGTTTGAACAAGATCCACCCAGTATTTAAAGAGGAGATGAAAAACACAAACTTCCAGACATAGGGACATAAAGACATGCGAAATGATTAATGCCCCCCACTTTCTTCAAAATAATGAGGTTTCCTCTAGAACAGATCATATCCCATAATTGTGTTTACCTTGTTATGAAATTTTCACATACAAATTCCAAAGAACGATTTTTTCTTCCTTTAAATTAATGGCTATGGGCTGTATGAACCCTCAATTTTGCACAGTCAACAAAATTGTCTCAAACTTACTTTGCCTCTTTCCCATGAAAATAttcattgcttttatttcaatttgttcATTTATATAAAAGCACAATTGTCAAAAGTTAAACATTTGACAAGGATGAATAGTTTTGAGAACACTTTGCTAATAGTTAGGCATACACATCTGAAGTAAAAAAGCATgaagtaaacaagagctgtcactataggatgacttatgccccatagaaaagcttgatagaagttatgagcttttttcaaaacctaaacgcagatttcgaaaccaaaacgcagaccctaagttcaaggtcaaggtcacaggggtcaaaatttgtgtgcgtatggaaaggccttgtccatatacacatgcataccaaatatgaaggttatatctcaagggacatagcagttatgagcatttttcaaaacctaaacgcagatttcgaaacctaaacgcggaccctaacttcaaggtcaaggtcacaggggtcaaaatttttgtgcgtatggaaaggccttgtccatatacacatgcataccaaatatgaaggttatatctcaagggacatagcagttatgagcacttttcgaaacctaaacgcagatttcgaaacctaaacgcggaccctttgAGAATATTTcgaaagtccgcacaggcttatctgggacgacactttccgcttttataacatttttcgttaaaatgaagtctcttcttagcaaaaatccaatttaggcggaaagtgtcatccctgattagcctgtgcggactgcacaggctaatctgggacgacactttacgcacatgcattatgcccagttttctcagaacacgactcatataaactAAACAATCTCACTTGTGTCCATTGATTCCTCAAACTTCGGCGCCTTCTTGCTCATCTTAAGGTCTGCGTGAGGGTCGTCCTGGAAGTTGTCTGACTCAAGTGCCTCCAGGGCCTTACGTTGACGCCTGCGCCGAGCTGCCTCATCCAGAATGCGCTTCTGCTCCGACTCCTTGATTCTTCCTGAAGGATGGATACGTATGCATTGATAGGAAACATAAAGAAAATCATATGAATGATAAAAAAGAGCATAGTTTGCaattaaagaaagtatcttcttagtgtaaatccagtttaagtggaaaatgttgtccctgatcagcctgtgcgaatgaactggcttatctgggaagacactttatgcacatgcaataaactcTGTGCATCATAACACAGAAGCTTGGGTTTGTGTAAAGCCTTGGATATGGattggtttattttaaatatttaatactttGATAGATAGATTTTCATAAGTTTGATATTTATCATATTGCTTCCTTGGATTGTGTTAAccagattaaccctttaccacttagatacataattaaccctttaccacttagatacatatttaaccctttaccacttagatacatatttaaccctttacccctaaGATacataattaaccctttaccacttagatacatatttaaccctttactgtttagatacatatttaaccctttaccacttcgatACGTATTTAaaccttaaccacttagatacatatgtaaccctttaccacttaaataagaatttaaccttaaccacttagatacgtatttaaacctttactacttagatagtTAAACCGTTACCACTTTTATAGGTATTTAaacctttactacttagatacatatttaaagctttaccacttagatatgtatttaaccctttaccacttagatacgtattcaaaccttaaccacttagatacgtatttaaacctttaccacatagatatgtatttttacgcatttgaagccactaagaaagttaaatttgatttaagacctttcttactagattcaagtttttaagtcttcaattccaacccttagatactgatgagcagcaaacagcataaaaccttaacagactgctagttactcgcaggctgttctggttttatgctgtttgcaaatagccattttcactttgcttctaagtggaaaagggttttaACCTGATTTAGGGAATGTTTGAAAGTTTTAATTGACAGTCCATTTTTGACACACAACTTCCAGAGTTGTTATTAAAACGCAATATATTagaattaaacaagagatgtgtttgtcagagacacaatgccccctactgagccgctttgattttattaatttttttatcattcGGCAGGTagagataattatctccctttaaagcttactacttcccttgatttgttttttttacctttgaccttgaaggatgacattgaccttgaccttttaccacttaaaatgtgcagctccattagatacacatgcatgccaaatatcaagttgctatcttcaatattgcaaatgtt
Encoded here:
- the LOC127834983 gene encoding zinc finger HIT domain-containing protein 1-like, yielding MAEKRESGRIKESEQKRILDEAARRRRQRKALEALESDNFQDDPHADLKMSKKAPKFEESMDTTPQTGGRKKKKYRSDHLKYRFKKSFSALIEEEHLTNKDPPNYVSVCAPPSRLPPRHFCAVCGYISTYTCVQCGARYCSIKCLGTHQDTRCLKWTA